In a single window of the Ruminococcus albus 7 = DSM 20455 genome:
- a CDS encoding Maf family protein: MTIKNLMMEYDVILASASPRRKELMQLICPSFRVIPADCGEAVPEAMNAADVPAFLSYQKCKCIADVYQKAVVIGCDTVVTTADGEILGKPKDEEDAARMLRLLSGRMHTVDTGVSICYKGRTETFTETTKVWFKDLTDEEIEDYINTGEPMDKAGAYGIQGEGTLLVDKIEGDFFNVVGLPVSKLAIKLHDMLD, encoded by the coding sequence TTGACTATTAAAAATCTGATGATGGAATACGATGTGATACTCGCATCGGCATCACCGAGAAGGAAAGAACTTATGCAGCTGATATGTCCCTCTTTCAGAGTGATACCCGCCGACTGCGGGGAAGCTGTCCCCGAGGCTATGAACGCTGCGGACGTTCCTGCGTTTCTTTCATATCAGAAATGCAAATGCATAGCTGATGTATACCAGAAAGCAGTAGTTATAGGCTGCGATACAGTAGTAACCACCGCTGACGGCGAGATACTCGGAAAACCCAAGGACGAAGAAGATGCGGCGCGTATGCTCAGGCTTCTTTCGGGACGTATGCATACTGTGGATACAGGCGTTTCCATCTGCTATAAAGGTCGTACCGAAACCTTTACCGAAACTACAAAGGTCTGGTTCAAAGATCTCACTGATGAAGAGATAGAGGACTATATCAATACCGGCGAACCGATGGATAAGGCTGGCGCTTACGGCATACAGGGCGAGGGAACACTTCTCGTGGATAAGATCGAGGGCGATTTCTTCAACGTTGTTGGACTGCCCGTATCCAAACTTGCGATCAAGCTGCATGATATGCTGGACTGA
- the proS gene encoding proline--tRNA ligase, whose translation MAKNKKMVDAITSMDEDFAKWYTDICTKAELIAYTSVKGCMVIRPYGYAIWENIQKILDSRFKALGHENVCMPMFIPESLLQKEKDHVEGFAPEVAWVTHGGSEKLEDRLCVRPTSETLFCEHYANIVHSYRDLPKLYNQWVSVVRWEKTTRPFLRSREFLWQEGHTIHETPEEAIEETERMLNCYADFCEKDLAMPVVKGRKTDSDKFAGAEATYAIEALMHDGKALQAGTSHYFGDGFAKAFGIQFTGRDNKLAFPHQTSWGVTTRLIGAIIMTHGDDNGLVLPPAVAPIQAVIVPVQQFKEGVLEKANEVYEQLKAAGIRVKLDDSDQSPGWKFAEYEMKGVPVRIELGPKDIENGQCVIVTRHDREKTFTPLTELVETVNAKLEAVREGIFQKALENRERRTYACKNTDEIIKALEENGDGFVKAMWCGEEECEDKVKELTGVGSRCIPFEQDNFSDVCVCCGKPAKKMVLWGKAY comes from the coding sequence ATGGCAAAGAATAAGAAAATGGTCGATGCGATAACCTCAATGGATGAGGATTTCGCAAAATGGTATACCGATATCTGCACTAAGGCAGAACTCATCGCGTATACAAGCGTAAAGGGCTGCATGGTAATAAGACCCTATGGCTACGCTATCTGGGAGAATATACAGAAGATACTCGATAGCCGTTTCAAGGCACTGGGTCACGAGAATGTTTGTATGCCTATGTTTATCCCCGAGAGCCTTCTCCAGAAGGAAAAGGATCACGTTGAGGGCTTTGCTCCCGAAGTTGCATGGGTAACTCACGGCGGAAGCGAAAAGCTTGAAGACAGACTCTGCGTAAGACCTACTTCCGAGACTCTGTTCTGCGAGCATTACGCTAATATCGTACACAGCTACCGCGACCTGCCCAAGCTGTATAACCAGTGGGTAAGCGTTGTAAGATGGGAAAAGACCACCCGTCCTTTCCTCCGTTCCAGAGAATTCCTGTGGCAGGAGGGTCATACTATCCACGAAACTCCCGAGGAAGCTATCGAAGAGACAGAGCGTATGCTGAACTGCTATGCTGACTTCTGCGAGAAAGATCTGGCTATGCCTGTAGTTAAGGGCAGAAAGACCGACAGTGATAAGTTCGCAGGTGCTGAAGCTACCTACGCTATCGAGGCACTTATGCACGATGGTAAGGCACTTCAGGCAGGTACTTCCCACTATTTCGGTGACGGCTTTGCAAAGGCTTTCGGCATCCAGTTCACAGGCAGAGATAACAAGCTGGCATTCCCCCACCAGACATCATGGGGCGTTACTACACGTCTTATCGGCGCTATCATAATGACTCACGGCGATGACAACGGTCTTGTACTGCCTCCCGCAGTAGCACCTATACAGGCAGTTATCGTTCCTGTACAGCAGTTCAAAGAAGGCGTGCTTGAAAAGGCAAACGAAGTATACGAGCAGCTGAAGGCAGCAGGTATCCGCGTTAAGCTGGATGACAGCGATCAGTCTCCCGGATGGAAGTTTGCTGAGTACGAGATGAAGGGTGTGCCCGTTCGTATCGAACTGGGACCCAAGGATATCGAGAACGGTCAGTGCGTAATAGTTACAAGACACGACAGAGAAAAGACCTTCACACCTCTCACCGAACTGGTTGAAACAGTAAACGCCAAGCTCGAAGCAGTACGCGAGGGCATATTCCAGAAGGCTCTCGAGAACCGCGAAAGACGTACCTACGCTTGCAAGAACACCGATGAGATCATCAAGGCTCTTGAAGAGAACGGCGACGGCTTTGTAAAGGCTATGTGGTGCGGCGAAGAAGAGTGCGAGGATAAGGTCAAGGAACTGACAGGCGTTGGTTCAAGATGTATCCCCTTCGAGCAGGACAATTTCAGCGACGTATGTGTATGCTGCGGCAAGCCTGCAAAGAAAATGGTACTCTGGGGCAAGGCTTATTGA
- a CDS encoding SGNH/GDSL hydrolase family protein codes for MESNSVIRKRRVKAQQNMVTALCLMCMLFTVCWSVFAAVKEAHKPAVDAKADKTADTKTEDTSSVAGITIELTERKQESSAAEDTSSIAPQPEDPDDGTHPYTTPKDTADDLSDAVFIGDSRTVGMMNSTDKPQATFLCAVGLNIDTVLTSTEIAQGDGSVGTLQQALSSRQYGRVFISFGTNEMGWPYVDTFEEHYTEMVKTIQSYQPNAEIYLIGILPLAESQDTDGDAVNNENARTFTASIKKVAGELGLHYLDCSEAVADENGYLPEEASPDGIHMTADYCLYWQNFIIDNT; via the coding sequence ATGGAAAGTAATTCAGTTATCAGAAAAAGACGTGTCAAAGCACAGCAGAATATGGTGACGGCACTTTGCCTTATGTGTATGCTGTTCACAGTATGCTGGTCTGTTTTTGCAGCTGTAAAAGAAGCACACAAGCCTGCTGTTGACGCTAAGGCGGATAAGACCGCCGATACCAAAACAGAAGATACAAGTTCTGTGGCAGGGATAACCATAGAGTTGACCGAGAGGAAACAGGAAAGTTCAGCAGCTGAGGACACAAGCTCCATAGCGCCCCAGCCCGAGGATCCCGATGATGGTACACACCCGTACACCACACCTAAGGATACCGCTGATGACCTCAGTGATGCAGTGTTTATCGGTGACAGCCGTACAGTCGGAATGATGAACAGCACCGATAAGCCGCAGGCAACATTCCTGTGTGCAGTCGGTCTGAATATCGATACCGTACTGACATCTACCGAGATAGCACAGGGCGACGGTTCAGTGGGTACTCTCCAGCAAGCGTTAAGCTCCCGTCAGTACGGCAGAGTGTTCATAAGCTTCGGCACCAACGAGATGGGCTGGCCTTATGTTGATACCTTTGAGGAACACTATACCGAGATGGTAAAGACCATACAGAGCTATCAGCCCAATGCGGAGATATACCTCATAGGCATACTTCCCCTGGCAGAATCCCAGGATACTGACGGCGATGCTGTCAACAATGAGAATGCCCGCACATTCACAGCTTCGATAAAGAAGGTAGCAGGTGAACTGGGTCTGCACTATCTTGACTGCTCGGAAGCTGTTGCAGACGAAAACGGATATCTTCCCGAGGAAGCTTCTCCCGACGGCATACACATGACCGCCGACTATTGCCTGTACTGGCAGAATTTCATAATAGACAATACCTGA
- the serS gene encoding serine--tRNA ligase produces MIDIKLIRTNPELVKENIKKKFQDEKLVLVDEVAEFDKEYRAARTKADELRNQRNVKSKQIGALMGKGQKEEAEAVKAEVNAMAKELADLEVKEEELEAKIRERMLVIPNIIDDSVPIGKDDSENVEIEKFGEPVVPDFEVPYHVDIMETFDGIDLDAARETSGNGFYYLKGDIARLHSAILSYARDFMIDRGFTYYVPPFMIRSSVVTGVMSFAEMENMMYKIEGEDLYLIGTSEHSMIGKFIKTTLPEAKLPQTLTSYSPCFRKEVGAHGIEERGVYRIHQFEKQEMIVVCKPEDSKTWYDKLWQNSVDFFRSLDIPVRTLECCSGDLADLKVKSCDVEAWSPRQKKYFEVGSCSNLGDAQARRLQIRVKGEDGSKYFAHTLNNTVVAPPRMLIAFLENNLNGDGTVSIPEPLRMYMGGKDKLVPTK; encoded by the coding sequence ATGATAGATATCAAGCTGATAAGAACTAACCCCGAACTCGTAAAGGAGAATATCAAGAAGAAATTCCAGGATGAAAAACTGGTACTGGTAGACGAGGTAGCAGAATTTGATAAAGAATACAGAGCAGCACGTACAAAGGCTGATGAACTGAGAAATCAGAGAAACGTAAAATCCAAGCAGATAGGCGCTCTGATGGGCAAGGGTCAGAAGGAGGAGGCTGAGGCTGTAAAAGCTGAGGTCAACGCTATGGCTAAGGAACTGGCTGACCTTGAAGTAAAGGAAGAAGAGCTGGAAGCTAAGATCCGTGAGAGAATGCTGGTCATCCCCAACATCATCGACGACAGCGTGCCTATAGGCAAGGACGACAGCGAGAATGTTGAGATCGAAAAGTTCGGTGAACCCGTTGTTCCCGACTTTGAAGTACCCTACCATGTTGATATCATGGAGACTTTCGACGGTATCGACCTCGATGCTGCGCGTGAGACTTCGGGTAACGGTTTCTATTATCTCAAGGGCGATATCGCAAGACTTCACTCTGCTATACTCTCATATGCTAGAGATTTCATGATCGACAGGGGATTTACCTACTATGTACCTCCTTTCATGATAAGATCCAGCGTTGTTACAGGTGTTATGAGCTTCGCTGAGATGGAGAACATGATGTATAAGATCGAGGGCGAGGATCTGTATCTTATAGGTACTTCCGAGCACTCCATGATAGGCAAGTTCATCAAGACAACTCTGCCGGAAGCTAAGCTGCCCCAGACACTGACCAGCTATTCTCCTTGTTTCCGTAAAGAAGTAGGCGCACACGGCATCGAGGAGAGAGGTGTATACCGTATACACCAGTTCGAGAAGCAGGAAATGATCGTAGTCTGCAAGCCTGAAGACAGCAAGACATGGTATGACAAGCTGTGGCAGAACTCTGTTGATTTCTTCCGTTCGCTGGATATCCCTGTACGTACTCTTGAGTGCTGTTCGGGCGACCTGGCTGACCTGAAGGTAAAGAGCTGCGACGTTGAGGCATGGAGCCCCAGACAGAAGAAGTACTTCGAGGTAGGTTCCTGCTCGAATCTTGGCGATGCTCAGGCAAGAAGACTCCAGATAAGAGTTAAGGGTGAAGACGGCAGCAAGTACTTTGCACACACCCTTAACAACACCGTTGTAGCACCTCCCAGAATGCTCATCGCATTCCTCGAGAACAACCTCAACGGCGACGGCACAGTATCTATCCCCGAACCTCTCAGAATGTACATGGGCGGCAAGGACAAGCTGGTGCCCACAAAGTAA
- a CDS encoding S1 RNA-binding domain-containing protein: protein MQLEVGKIYEGKVTGITKFGAFVELDKDTTGMVHISEVANTFVSEIKDHLQEGQTVKVKVLSMGEDGKISLSIKKAQPAPPKKMGDKGGRPMGGNNSRGGQGRPQGGFRPRRDDRPPQDFSKNPPPIYDPNQRSGNADFEDMLSKFKASSDEKFSDLKKITDNKRRSPSRRK, encoded by the coding sequence ATGCAGCTTGAAGTAGGAAAGATCTATGAAGGAAAAGTAACAGGTATCACAAAGTTCGGTGCTTTTGTGGAGCTTGATAAGGATACCACGGGAATGGTACATATCTCTGAGGTGGCTAACACCTTCGTGAGCGAGATAAAGGATCATTTGCAGGAGGGACAGACCGTAAAGGTAAAGGTACTCAGTATGGGTGAGGACGGCAAGATCTCGCTTTCAATAAAGAAGGCGCAGCCCGCTCCCCCGAAGAAAATGGGTGATAAGGGCGGCAGACCTATGGGCGGAAATAACAGCCGCGGCGGTCAGGGCAGACCTCAGGGCGGTTTCAGACCCCGCCGCGATGACAGACCTCCCCAGGACTTCAGCAAGAACCCTCCTCCGATATACGATCCCAACCAGAGATCGGGAAATGCGGACTTTGAGGATATGCTGAGCAAGTTCAAGGCTTCCAGCGATGAGAAATTCTCCGATCTCAAAAAGATAACCGATAATAAAAGACGCTCACCTTCACGCAGAAAGTGA
- a CDS encoding DUF4358 domain-containing protein, giving the protein MNIKKTVCIILAAMTVTCAFASCGDKGGSDKGSDKAQTATESVDVTAVADKLKSDIAYDDSLVEFDSGKIENILGIAPSAYKTAKVYVSSTGATPEEIACFEANDGMAETIKASLSTRVTNQKSVFTDYKPEQAPKLENTVLIVKDNYVYYCVSGDSAKAKEIIG; this is encoded by the coding sequence ATGAATATCAAAAAGACAGTATGTATCATTCTTGCAGCTATGACAGTTACCTGCGCATTCGCTTCATGCGGCGACAAAGGCGGCAGCGACAAGGGCAGCGACAAGGCTCAGACAGCAACAGAGAGCGTTGATGTAACAGCAGTTGCAGACAAGCTCAAGAGCGATATCGCTTACGATGACAGCCTTGTTGAATTCGACAGCGGCAAGATAGAGAATATACTGGGTATTGCACCCTCAGCTTACAAGACAGCTAAGGTGTATGTAAGCTCAACAGGCGCTACCCCCGAGGAGATCGCCTGCTTTGAAGCAAATGACGGAATGGCTGAGACTATCAAGGCAAGCCTTTCCACAAGAGTAACAAATCAGAAGAGCGTTTTCACCGATTATAAGCCCGAACAGGCTCCCAAGCTGGAAAATACTGTACTGATAGTCAAGGACAATTATGTATACTACTGCGTATCAGGCGACAGCGCAAAGGCTAAGGAGATAATCGGTTAA
- a CDS encoding glycoside hydrolase family 130 protein, producing the protein MKTQIINGVSLPNIPWQDKPADCKDVIWRYDANPIIPRDQLPTSNSIFNSAVVPYESEKGKFAGVFRVDDKCRNMELHAGFSKDGIHWDINPDRIVFEQAEKSTEEVNQWGYGYDPRVCFIEDRFWVTWCNAYGWKPTIGVAYTFDFKTFYQCENAFLPFNRNGVLFPRKINGKYVMFSRPSDSGHTPFGDMFISQSPDMKYWGEHRHVMGPLRAWESKKIGAGPIPIETSEGWLCFYHGVLESCNGFVYSFSACILDKDEPWKVKYRCAEYLLSPQKIYECVGDVQNVTFPCATLVDADTGRIAIYYGCADTCVSMAFTTVDDVVDYVKSHSSV; encoded by the coding sequence ATGAAGACACAGATAATCAATGGTGTATCACTTCCCAATATTCCCTGGCAGGACAAGCCCGCAGATTGCAAGGACGTTATATGGAGATACGATGCTAACCCCATAATCCCCAGAGATCAGCTGCCTACCTCAAACTCTATATTCAACAGCGCAGTTGTTCCTTATGAGAGCGAGAAAGGAAAGTTCGCAGGCGTATTCCGTGTTGATGACAAGTGCAGAAACATGGAGCTCCATGCAGGCTTCTCCAAGGATGGTATCCACTGGGATATCAACCCTGACAGGATAGTATTCGAGCAGGCTGAAAAGTCTACCGAGGAAGTTAACCAGTGGGGCTACGGCTATGACCCCAGAGTATGCTTCATCGAGGACAGATTCTGGGTGACCTGGTGCAACGCTTACGGCTGGAAGCCTACTATCGGTGTGGCTTACACCTTTGATTTCAAGACCTTCTATCAGTGCGAGAACGCTTTCCTGCCTTTCAACAGAAACGGTGTACTGTTCCCCAGAAAGATCAACGGAAAGTATGTTATGTTCTCAAGACCTTCCGACAGCGGTCACACTCCTTTCGGTGATATGTTTATATCCCAGTCACCTGATATGAAGTACTGGGGCGAGCACAGACACGTTATGGGACCCCTGAGGGCTTGGGAGTCCAAGAAGATCGGCGCAGGTCCTATCCCGATAGAGACAAGCGAAGGCTGGCTGTGCTTCTACCACGGCGTACTGGAGAGCTGCAACGGCTTTGTTTACAGCTTCTCGGCTTGCATACTTGACAAGGACGAGCCCTGGAAGGTTAAGTACAGATGTGCTGAGTATCTGCTGAGCCCCCAGAAGATCTACGAGTGCGTTGGTGACGTTCAGAACGTTACATTCCCCTGTGCTACCCTCGTTGATGCTGACACAGGCAGGATCGCTATTTACTACGGCTGTGCAGATACCTGCGTAAGCATGGCATTCACAACTGTTGATGACGTTGTAGACTACGTTAAGAGCCATTCTTCTGTTTGA
- a CDS encoding FtsB family cell division protein: protein MERDDELEIHDGMENENEAADAAELVEHDEAYETEDEEYTDPVADTDDEVPLPDDEGETGSITVAKRKRALFRPVLFVIIVCFCVIAAVDMMSQRNEIEQLRQETVMMTSKIEETKQKNDEYTALLEADEDEFMERVAVEQLGYSYPNERRYYIVNKSGE from the coding sequence ATGGAACGGGACGACGAACTTGAGATCCATGATGGCATGGAGAACGAAAATGAAGCCGCTGACGCTGCTGAGCTTGTTGAGCATGATGAGGCTTACGAAACTGAAGATGAAGAATATACTGATCCTGTAGCTGATACAGATGATGAAGTACCTTTGCCGGACGATGAAGGCGAAACGGGCAGCATAACAGTTGCTAAGCGTAAACGCGCTCTGTTCAGACCCGTACTTTTCGTTATCATCGTTTGTTTCTGTGTTATCGCGGCAGTTGATATGATGTCACAGCGTAATGAGATCGAGCAGCTGCGGCAGGAAACTGTCATGATGACAAGCAAGATAGAGGAAACAAAGCAGAAGAACGATGAGTATACTGCTTTGCTTGAAGCGGACGAGGACGAGTTCATGGAGAGAGTGGCTGTTGAGCAGCTTGGGTATTCATATCCCAATGAAAGACGCTACTATATAGTGAATAAGTCAGGAGAATAG
- a CDS encoding MBOAT family O-acyltransferase yields MLFSSTTFLFGFLPAVLLMYFLMPLFLKKRARTAQNAVLFLFSLVFYAWGEPIYILLMCLSIGVAYFTGIFADKSRLPESKKGSKVPFISMMTAVVWNLGLLLFFKYTDFFINTINSAAGTQIKPTGLALPIGISFYSFQTLSYVIDVYKGNVKCQKNILHLGTYVALFPQLIAGPIVRYVDVAEQLVNRQEDEAKFAQGVKRFCVGLGKKVIIANAVGELFDTISHSPQNELSVAASWIGIIAYTFQIYFDFSGYSDMAIGLGKMFGFDFLENFNYPYISDSITEFWRRWHISLSSWFRDYVYIPLGGNRKGKARQCVNIMVVWFLTGFWHGANWNFMMWGVYFGVILLLEKNFLLKLLKKSPKIVRHIYALLLIVIGWGIFAYEDTTALLQNLKNMFGFGGLPFWNHMTSFRLSQNALLFILAIVCSTPIIKKTGDFLAKRKLALYETVIVPAECTLLFIVSVAYLAGNSFNPFLYFRF; encoded by the coding sequence ATGCTTTTTTCAAGTACGACCTTTCTTTTCGGCTTTCTTCCGGCAGTACTGCTGATGTACTTCCTCATGCCGCTTTTCCTGAAAAAGCGCGCGAGGACAGCCCAGAATGCAGTGCTGTTCCTGTTCAGCCTTGTGTTCTACGCATGGGGCGAACCGATATACATATTGCTTATGTGTCTGTCGATAGGAGTGGCATACTTCACGGGAATATTTGCGGATAAGAGCCGTCTGCCTGAAAGTAAAAAGGGCAGCAAAGTCCCCTTTATCTCCATGATGACAGCGGTGGTATGGAATCTCGGACTGCTGCTGTTTTTCAAGTATACTGATTTCTTTATAAATACTATAAACTCAGCCGCAGGCACGCAAATAAAGCCCACAGGACTGGCACTGCCAATAGGTATAAGCTTTTACAGCTTCCAGACCCTTTCATACGTCATAGACGTATACAAAGGCAACGTGAAGTGCCAGAAGAATATACTCCACCTTGGGACTTATGTAGCGCTATTCCCTCAGCTTATCGCAGGACCTATAGTCAGGTATGTGGATGTAGCCGAACAGCTTGTCAACAGGCAGGAGGACGAGGCGAAGTTCGCACAGGGCGTAAAGCGTTTCTGTGTGGGTCTTGGAAAGAAGGTAATTATCGCCAACGCAGTGGGCGAGCTTTTTGATACTATATCCCATTCTCCGCAGAATGAACTGAGCGTGGCTGCAAGCTGGATAGGCATAATCGCTTATACATTCCAGATATACTTCGATTTCTCGGGCTACTCCGATATGGCGATAGGTCTCGGCAAGATGTTCGGGTTTGATTTCCTTGAGAACTTCAATTACCCATACATCTCAGATTCCATCACCGAATTCTGGCGCAGGTGGCACATCTCACTGTCAAGCTGGTTCAGGGATTATGTCTATATCCCCCTGGGCGGCAACCGCAAGGGCAAGGCAAGACAGTGCGTGAACATCATGGTTGTATGGTTCCTGACAGGCTTCTGGCACGGTGCTAACTGGAATTTCATGATGTGGGGCGTATACTTCGGCGTGATACTCCTGCTGGAGAAAAACTTCCTGCTGAAGCTGCTGAAAAAATCGCCAAAGATAGTGCGGCACATTTATGCACTTCTGCTGATAGTAATTGGCTGGGGCATATTCGCATACGAGGATACCACGGCACTTTTGCAGAACCTTAAAAATATGTTCGGCTTCGGCGGACTTCCCTTCTGGAACCACATGACATCCTTCCGCCTTTCGCAGAATGCTCTGCTGTTCATACTGGCAATAGTATGCTCAACACCAATTATCAAGAAAACAGGCGATTTCCTTGCAAAGCGCAAGCTCGCCCTCTACGAAACGGTGATAGTCCCCGCAGAATGTACCCTGCTGTTCATAGTATCGGTAGCGTACCTGGCAGGCAACTCCTTCAATCCGTTTTTGTATTTCAGGTTCTAG
- a CDS encoding TIGR04076 family protein gives MKKWYNEEYEFTVEVVGFLHGDKTERYCRNGEEPGDIYTCTYGCPVNKDGQGICSKTMMMLYPLMEAVRSGGDLENLGGDSKYTKTIVCPDGCVMFRLTAKPLGNLNFHKGKFWDYPDETEECK, from the coding sequence ATGAAAAAATGGTATAACGAAGAATACGAGTTCACTGTTGAAGTTGTGGGATTTCTTCATGGTGACAAGACCGAAAGATACTGCCGCAACGGCGAAGAGCCCGGCGATATATACACCTGTACCTACGGCTGTCCCGTAAACAAGGACGGTCAGGGTATATGTTCCAAAACTATGATGATGCTGTACCCGCTTATGGAAGCTGTCCGCAGCGGCGGCGACCTTGAAAACCTCGGCGGTGACAGCAAGTATACAAAAACAATAGTCTGTCCTGACGGCTGTGTCATGTTCAGACTGACCGCAAAGCCTTTGGGCAACCTGAACTTCCATAAAGGAAAGTTCTGGGATTACCCCGATGAAACAGAGGAATGCAAATGA
- a CDS encoding T6SS immunity protein Tdi1 domain-containing protein, which yields MFEKILGTSEKVGATSCANKEEFLEIAAGNSFLDGLFTFFRKEDVKKWQKIFKEVFPALKEELAFFGYDWLGRLYFVDSATDNVKMVDAFDCEFYATDMPFESFLDDIADDPDGFLAAEFYEEWVDENGDPDLKYGSCIGYKVPLFLNGAEDIDNLDVTDLEVYWTITGDLYN from the coding sequence ATGTTTGAAAAGATATTGGGCACATCCGAGAAGGTCGGTGCAACCTCCTGTGCAAACAAAGAAGAATTTCTCGAAATTGCGGCGGGCAACAGCTTTTTGGACGGACTGTTCACTTTTTTCAGGAAAGAGGACGTTAAAAAGTGGCAGAAAATATTCAAAGAAGTCTTTCCCGCACTGAAAGAGGAGCTTGCATTTTTCGGCTATGACTGGCTTGGCAGGCTTTATTTTGTGGATTCTGCTACAGACAATGTGAAAATGGTCGATGCTTTTGACTGCGAGTTCTATGCCACCGATATGCCTTTTGAATCCTTCCTTGACGATATCGCCGATGACCCCGACGGCTTTCTTGCCGCAGAATTCTATGAAGAATGGGTCGATGAAAACGGCGATCCCGATTTGAAATACGGCAGCTGTATAGGCTATAAAGTACCCTTGTTCCTTAACGGAGCGGAAGATATCGACAACCTTGATGTTACAGATCTTGAGGTTTACTGGACTATCACAGGGGATCTCTATAATTAA
- a CDS encoding DUF4321 domain-containing protein has translation MDKFKKTFAFVFFVLSGIILGVFLASICEGQPYFDWLAWGRDLGIEGVSVDLHVIRFNFGFMIHATISQIITITLSLVLFVRIGKNI, from the coding sequence ATGGATAAATTTAAGAAAACTTTTGCATTTGTGTTTTTCGTGCTTTCAGGTATCATACTGGGTGTTTTTCTTGCTAGTATATGCGAAGGTCAGCCTTATTTCGACTGGCTGGCATGGGGCAGGGATCTTGGTATAGAGGGCGTATCGGTTGATCTGCACGTTATCAGATTCAACTTCGGATTTATGATACACGCAACTATATCGCAGATAATCACCATTACCCTTTCACTGGTACTGTTCGTGCGTATCGGCAAGAATATATGA